In Mycobacterium sp. Aquia_216, a genomic segment contains:
- the wag31 gene encoding DivIVA-like cell division protein Wag31: MPLTPADVHNVAFSKPPIGKRGYNEDEVDAFLDLVENELTRLIEENSDLRQRVEELDRELASGGGAAAAAPAAAAAPTPAVPVFEPEPEPVKPAPAPAATGTNEEQALKAARVLSLAQDTADRLTSSAQAESEKLLSDARTNADQILTEARQTAEAQIADAKQRSEAMLADAQTRSEAQLRQAQEKADALQADAERKHSEIMGTINQQRTVLEGRLEQLRTFEREYRTRLKTYLESQLEELGQRGSAAPVDSSADAGGFDQFNRGNN, translated from the coding sequence ATGCCGCTTACACCAGCCGACGTCCACAATGTGGCGTTCAGTAAGCCGCCTATTGGCAAGCGCGGTTACAACGAGGACGAGGTCGACGCGTTCCTGGACCTAGTGGAAAACGAGCTGACACGGCTGATTGAAGAGAACTCCGATCTGCGCCAGCGGGTCGAGGAACTCGACCGCGAACTTGCCTCCGGTGGCGGGGCCGCCGCTGCCGCCCCCGCTGCCGCTGCCGCCCCCACCCCGGCTGTCCCCGTCTTCGAGCCCGAACCCGAACCGGTCAAACCGGCGCCGGCACCGGCCGCTACCGGGACCAACGAAGAGCAGGCCTTGAAGGCGGCCCGGGTGCTGAGCCTGGCCCAGGACACCGCCGACCGGCTGACCAGCAGCGCGCAGGCCGAGTCCGAGAAACTTCTGTCCGACGCCCGCACCAACGCCGACCAGATCCTGACCGAAGCCCGGCAAACCGCCGAGGCCCAGATCGCCGACGCCAAGCAGCGCTCCGAAGCGATGCTGGCCGACGCGCAAACCCGCTCCGAGGCGCAGTTGCGTCAGGCCCAGGAGAAGGCCGACGCCCTGCAGGCCGACGCGGAACGCAAGCACTCCGAGATCATGGGGACCATCAACCAGCAGCGCACCGTGCTGGAAGGCCGTCTCGAGCAGCTCCGTACCTTCGAACGCGAATACCGCACCCGGCTCAAGACCTACCTCGAGTCCCAGCTCGAGGAACTCGGCCAGCGCGGATCGGCGGCTCCCGTCGACTCGAGTGCGGATGCCGGTGGGTTCGACCAATTCAATCGGGGTAATAACTAG
- a CDS encoding YggT family protein, whose product MVLFFQILGFALFIFWLLLIARVVVEFIRSFSRDWHPTGITVVILEIIMSITDPPVKLLRRLIPQLTIGAVRFDLSIMVLLLVAFIGMQLAFGAAA is encoded by the coding sequence TTGGTGCTGTTCTTTCAGATCCTTGGGTTTGCGCTGTTCATCTTTTGGCTGCTGCTCATCGCTCGGGTCGTCGTCGAGTTCATTCGCTCGTTCAGCCGTGACTGGCATCCCACCGGCATCACCGTGGTGATCCTGGAGATCATCATGTCGATCACTGATCCGCCGGTGAAACTGCTGCGTCGATTGATCCCTCAGCTCACCATTGGCGCGGTCCGCTTCGACCTTTCCATCATGGTGCTTTTACTGGTCGCGTTCATCGGCATGCAGCTCGCCTTCGGCGCCGCGGCGTGA
- a CDS encoding cell division protein SepF, protein MSTLHKVKAYFGMAPMDDYEDEYYDDRAPSRGFPRARFDDGYGRGYEGRDYDDPRGEPAEYAPAGYRGGYPEEPRYGSVAPREFDRGPEMGRPRLGSWLRGSTRGALAMDPRRMAMMFEDGHPLSKITTLRPKDYSEARTIGERFRDGTPVIMDLVSMDNADAKRLVDFAAGLAFALRGSFDKVATKVFLLSPADVDVTPEERRRIAETGFYAYQ, encoded by the coding sequence ATGAGCACACTGCATAAGGTCAAGGCCTATTTCGGTATGGCCCCGATGGACGACTACGAAGACGAGTACTACGACGACCGCGCACCCTCCCGTGGTTTTCCCCGTGCTCGCTTCGACGACGGTTATGGCCGCGGCTATGAGGGCCGCGATTACGACGACCCGCGGGGCGAGCCCGCCGAGTACGCCCCCGCCGGCTACCGCGGCGGTTACCCGGAGGAGCCGCGCTACGGTTCCGTCGCGCCCCGCGAGTTCGACCGGGGGCCCGAGATGGGCCGGCCGCGCCTCGGGTCGTGGTTGCGCGGTTCGACTCGCGGCGCGCTGGCCATGGACCCGCGCCGGATGGCGATGATGTTCGAGGACGGTCACCCGCTGTCGAAGATCACCACGCTGCGGCCGAAGGACTACAGCGAGGCCCGCACCATCGGCGAGCGGTTCCGCGACGGCACCCCGGTGATCATGGACCTGGTGTCGATGGACAACGCTGATGCCAAACGACTGGTGGACTTCGCGGCCGGGTTGGCGTTCGCCCTGCGCGGCTCGTTCGACAAGGTCGCGACCAAGGTGTTCCTGCTATCGCCCGCCGACGTCGACGTGACGCCGGAAGAGCGCCGGCGGATCGCCGAAACCGGCTTCTACGCTTACCAATAG
- a CDS encoding YggS family pyridoxal phosphate-dependent enzyme gives MSDSGSAQGNRETELTHALAAVRSRLAVAAEAAGRNVSEIELLPITKFFPATDVAILSRLGCRSVGESREQEAAAKVAELTRLAAASAASGRSDSRELHWHMVGRIQRKKARSLARWAHTAHSVDSVQLVTALERGVTASLAEGGRQHPLRVYVQVSLDGDVSRGGIDITAPGALDQVCAQVEESQGLELVGLMGIPPLGADPDAAFDRLQAEHRRVLEAHPNAVGLSAGMSNDFEIAVKHGSTCVRVGTALLGPRRLPSP, from the coding sequence ATGTCGGACTCGGGATCGGCTCAGGGCAACCGCGAAACTGAATTGACTCACGCGTTGGCGGCAGTGCGTTCGCGACTAGCGGTGGCCGCGGAAGCGGCGGGTCGCAATGTCAGCGAAATTGAACTTCTCCCTATTACCAAATTCTTTCCGGCAACCGATGTCGCAATTTTGTCTCGATTGGGTTGTCGGTCGGTTGGTGAATCGCGGGAACAAGAAGCGGCGGCAAAGGTGGCGGAACTCACTCGCTTGGCGGCGGCTTCGGCGGCATCCGGGCGGTCGGATTCGCGAGAGTTGCACTGGCACATGGTGGGTCGGATTCAGCGCAAGAAGGCCCGTTCGCTGGCCCGCTGGGCGCACACCGCGCATTCGGTCGACAGCGTGCAACTGGTAACTGCGCTGGAACGGGGGGTTACGGCGAGTTTGGCCGAGGGTGGACGGCAGCACCCGCTGCGCGTCTACGTTCAGGTCAGCCTGGACGGCGATGTCTCGCGCGGCGGCATCGACATCACGGCGCCGGGAGCCCTCGATCAGGTCTGTGCGCAGGTCGAGGAGTCCCAAGGCCTGGAACTGGTCGGGTTGATGGGCATTCCGCCGCTGGGTGCCGATCCCGACGCGGCCTTCGACCGGCTGCAAGCCGAACACCGCCGGGTGCTCGAAGCGCATCCGAATGCGGTCGGCCTGTCCGCCGGAATGTCCAACGATTTCGAAATAGCCGTAAAACACGGTTCGACGTGTGTGCGTGTCGGTACCGCGCTATTGGGCCCACGGCGGCTACCGTCACCGTGA
- the pgeF gene encoding peptidoglycan editing factor PgeF, which yields MSFRIRRVTTTRAGGVSKPPFDTFNLGDHVGDDPAAVAANRVRLARAIGLGTGRVVWMNQVHGDRVEVAEEPRDAAFDDTDALVTRTPRLALAVVTADCVPVLLADARAGVAAAVHAGRVGAQRGVVARTVEAMLKLGARAGDISALLGPAVSGRNYEVPAAMADEVEAALPGSRATTANGKPGLDLRAGIACQLRDLGITSIDIDPRCTVTDRALFSHRRDAPTGRLASLVWME from the coding sequence GTGAGCTTTCGCATCCGGCGCGTGACGACTACCCGCGCGGGCGGCGTCTCGAAGCCGCCGTTCGATACCTTCAATCTCGGTGACCACGTCGGTGACGACCCCGCGGCGGTCGCCGCCAATCGGGTCCGACTGGCCCGCGCCATTGGGCTGGGAACCGGCCGGGTGGTGTGGATGAACCAGGTCCACGGCGACCGGGTCGAGGTCGCCGAGGAGCCCAGGGATGCCGCGTTCGACGACACCGACGCATTGGTGACGCGCACGCCCCGACTGGCGTTGGCGGTGGTGACCGCCGACTGTGTGCCGGTGTTGCTGGCCGATGCGCGCGCGGGAGTAGCCGCAGCGGTCCACGCCGGGCGAGTCGGCGCGCAGCGGGGAGTGGTGGCTCGCACGGTCGAGGCGATGCTGAAGCTGGGCGCCCGGGCCGGAGACATCTCGGCGCTGCTCGGGCCGGCGGTCAGCGGGCGCAACTACGAAGTGCCCGCGGCGATGGCCGACGAGGTCGAGGCGGCGTTGCCCGGCAGTCGCGCCACCACCGCGAACGGAAAGCCCGGCCTCGATCTTCGGGCCGGAATAGCTTGCCAGTTAAGGGATTTGGGCATCACGTCGATCGACATCGACCCGCGTTGCACGGTGACCGATCGTGCTCTGTTCAGTCATCGCCGCGACGCGCCGACTGGGCGGCTGGCATCTCTAGTCTGGATGGAGTGA
- the ftsZ gene encoding cell division protein FtsZ, giving the protein MTPPHNYLAVIKVVGIGGGGVNAVNRMIEQGLKGVEFIAINTDAQALLMSDADVKLDVGRDSTRGLGAGADPEVGRKAAEDAKDEIEELLRGADMVFVTAGEGGGTGTGGAPVVASIARKLGALTVGVVTRPFSFEGKRRSNQAENGIGSLRESCDTLIVIPNDRLLQMGDAAVSLMDAFRSADEVLLNGVQGITDLITTPGLINVDFADVKGIMSGAGTALMGIGSARGEGRSLKAAEIAINSPLLEASMEGAQGVLMSIAGGSDLGLFEINEAASLVQDAAHQDANIIFGTVIDDSLGDEVRVTVIAAGFDAAGSGRKPVVGGSADKGEKTGGAHRIESAKAGKLTSTLFEPVDAVSVPVHTNGATLSIGGDDDDVDVPPFMRR; this is encoded by the coding sequence ATGACCCCCCCGCACAATTACCTGGCCGTCATCAAGGTTGTGGGTATCGGTGGCGGCGGCGTCAACGCCGTCAACCGGATGATCGAACAGGGCCTCAAGGGCGTTGAGTTCATCGCGATCAACACCGACGCGCAGGCCTTGTTGATGAGCGATGCCGACGTCAAGCTCGACGTCGGCCGCGACTCCACCCGAGGATTGGGCGCCGGCGCCGACCCCGAGGTCGGGCGCAAGGCCGCCGAGGACGCCAAGGACGAGATCGAAGAGCTGCTGCGCGGGGCGGACATGGTGTTCGTCACCGCAGGTGAAGGCGGCGGCACCGGCACCGGCGGCGCACCCGTCGTCGCCAGCATCGCGCGCAAGCTGGGCGCGCTGACCGTCGGCGTGGTCACCCGGCCGTTCTCGTTCGAAGGCAAGCGGCGCAGCAACCAGGCCGAAAACGGTATCGGCTCCTTGCGCGAGAGCTGCGACACCCTGATCGTCATTCCCAACGACCGGCTGCTGCAGATGGGCGATGCCGCGGTGTCGCTGATGGACGCGTTCCGCAGCGCCGACGAGGTGCTGCTCAACGGGGTTCAGGGCATCACCGACCTGATCACCACGCCCGGTCTGATCAACGTCGACTTCGCCGACGTCAAGGGCATCATGTCCGGCGCGGGCACCGCGCTGATGGGCATCGGCTCGGCCCGCGGTGAAGGCCGGTCGCTCAAGGCCGCCGAGATCGCGATCAACTCGCCACTGCTGGAAGCCTCGATGGAAGGCGCCCAGGGCGTGCTGATGTCGATCGCCGGTGGTAGTGACCTGGGCCTGTTCGAGATCAACGAGGCCGCATCGCTGGTGCAGGACGCCGCACACCAGGACGCCAACATCATCTTCGGCACCGTGATCGACGACTCGCTGGGCGACGAGGTGCGCGTCACCGTCATCGCCGCGGGCTTCGACGCGGCCGGGTCCGGCCGTAAACCCGTGGTCGGCGGTTCTGCCGACAAGGGGGAGAAGACCGGCGGAGCGCACCGGATCGAGTCGGCGAAGGCCGGCAAGCTCACCTCGACGCTGTTCGAACCTGTCGACGCCGTGAGCGTGCCGGTGCATACCAACGGCGCGACCCTCAGTATTGGCGGCGATGACGACGACGTCGATGTGCCGCCCTTCATGCGCCGTTGA
- a CDS encoding cell division protein FtsQ/DivIB, whose product MTEPNDPTPTDLVADAAPEAADAPGPVESAENAITEPISIDQAQPNTGPSEDEQADFEGPRRRARRERAERRAAQERATAIEEARRDAKRRASGRIGNGPSPPKPARGVVRGLKMLLATVMLVVVGVGLALILYFTPVMSARNVVVTGTGAVSREEVLDAARVRIGTPLLQINTNQVADRVAAIRRVASARVQRQYPSALRITIVERVPVVVKDFSDGPHLFDRDGVDFATGPPPPALPYIDVANPGPADPTTKAALQVLLALRPEVAGQVGRIAAPSLASITLTLGDGRVVIWGTTDRTDEKAEKLAALLTQPGKTYDVSSPDLPTVK is encoded by the coding sequence ATGACCGAGCCCAACGACCCCACACCCACCGACCTGGTCGCCGACGCCGCCCCCGAGGCCGCGGACGCGCCCGGCCCTGTCGAGTCGGCCGAAAACGCCATCACCGAACCGATCTCAATCGACCAAGCCCAACCGAACACCGGTCCATCCGAGGACGAGCAAGCCGACTTCGAGGGGCCACGCCGGCGGGCCCGGCGCGAGCGGGCCGAGCGGCGCGCCGCGCAGGAACGGGCGACCGCGATCGAGGAAGCGCGCCGCGATGCCAAGCGCCGGGCCAGCGGGCGTATCGGCAACGGGCCCTCCCCCCCAAAACCTGCGCGCGGCGTGGTCCGCGGCCTGAAGATGCTGCTCGCGACTGTGATGTTGGTCGTCGTCGGGGTCGGGCTGGCGCTGATCCTCTACTTCACGCCGGTGATGTCGGCGCGCAACGTCGTGGTCACCGGGACCGGCGCGGTGTCCCGCGAAGAGGTCCTCGACGCCGCGCGGGTGCGGATCGGAACACCGCTGCTGCAGATCAACACCAACCAGGTCGCCGACCGGGTGGCGGCGATCCGCCGGGTGGCCAGCGCCCGGGTGCAGCGTCAATACCCGTCGGCGCTGCGGATCACGATCGTCGAGCGAGTTCCGGTGGTAGTCAAGGACTTTTCCGACGGGCCGCACCTGTTCGACCGCGACGGCGTCGACTTCGCGACCGGTCCGCCACCGCCGGCGCTGCCGTACATCGACGTCGCCAACCCCGGACCGGCCGACCCGACGACCAAGGCCGCGTTACAGGTGCTGCTGGCGCTGCGTCCCGAGGTGGCGGGCCAGGTGGGCCGGATCGCGGCGCCGTCGCTGGCCTCGATCACGCTCACCCTGGGCGATGGGCGAGTGGTGATCTGGGGCACGACCGACCGGACGGACGAAAAGGCGGAAAAGCTGGCCGCGCTGCTCACCCAGCCGGGCAAGACCTACGACGTGTCCAGCCCTGATTTGCCCACCGTCAAGTAG
- the murC gene encoding UDP-N-acetylmuramate--L-alanine ligase: MSADRLPPELGRVHMVGIGGAGMSGIARILLDRGAQVSGSDAKESRGVHALRARGALINIGHDPSSLDLLPGGPTAVITTHAAIPKTNPELVEARRRGIPVLLRPAVLAKLMDGRTTLMVTGTHGKTTTTSMLIVALQHCGRDPSFAVGGDLGEAGTNAHHGSGDCFVAEADESDGSLLEYTPDVAVVTNIETDHLDFYGSADAYVAVFDSFVERLAPGGALVVCTDDPGAAALAQRSSELGIRVLRYGSGAQGEPDRQLAGKLLSWEQQGTGAVAHIQLSDGPVRAMRLSVPGRHMALNALGALLAAIEVGAPTDQVLDGLAGFEGVRRRFELVATVGSVRVFDDYAHHPTEISATLAAVRTVVEQGGEGRSLVVFQPHLYSRTKAFAAEFGRALDAADEVFVLDVYGAREKPLAGVSGASVAEHVSVPAHYLPDFSAVAEQVAAAAGPGDVIVTMGAGDVTLLGVEIVTALRVRANRSAPGAPGVLR; this comes from the coding sequence GTGAGCGCCGACCGGTTGCCGCCCGAGCTTGGGCGGGTGCACATGGTGGGCATCGGGGGCGCCGGAATGTCGGGCATCGCCCGCATCCTGCTGGACCGCGGCGCGCAGGTATCCGGGTCCGACGCCAAGGAGTCCCGCGGGGTGCACGCGCTGCGGGCCCGGGGCGCCCTGATCAACATCGGACACGACCCGTCGTCGCTGGACCTGCTGCCCGGCGGCCCGACCGCGGTCATCACCACCCACGCCGCCATCCCGAAGACAAACCCGGAGCTGGTCGAGGCCCGGCGCCGCGGTATTCCGGTGCTGTTGCGGCCGGCCGTGCTGGCCAAGCTGATGGATGGGCGCACCACGCTGATGGTCACCGGCACCCACGGCAAAACCACGACGACGTCGATGCTGATCGTGGCCCTGCAGCACTGCGGGCGTGATCCGTCGTTCGCGGTGGGCGGGGATCTCGGCGAGGCCGGTACCAACGCCCACCACGGCAGCGGCGACTGTTTCGTCGCCGAGGCCGACGAAAGCGACGGCTCGCTGCTGGAATACACCCCCGACGTCGCGGTGGTCACCAACATCGAAACCGATCACCTGGACTTCTACGGCAGCGCCGACGCCTACGTCGCGGTGTTCGACTCGTTCGTGGAGCGGCTGGCCCCGGGCGGAGCGCTGGTGGTGTGCACCGACGACCCGGGAGCGGCCGCGCTGGCGCAGCGCAGCAGCGAACTCGGCATCCGGGTGCTGCGATATGGGTCTGGGGCGCAGGGGGAGCCGGACCGGCAGTTGGCCGGAAAACTGCTGTCGTGGGAGCAGCAGGGCACCGGAGCCGTCGCGCACATCCAATTGAGCGACGGGCCCGTACGCGCGATGCGGCTGTCCGTGCCCGGACGACACATGGCGCTCAACGCGCTGGGCGCGTTGCTGGCCGCGATCGAGGTCGGCGCCCCGACCGACCAGGTGCTCGACGGGCTGGCCGGTTTCGAGGGTGTGCGGCGGCGCTTCGAACTGGTCGCAACGGTGGGGTCGGTGCGGGTTTTCGACGACTACGCCCACCATCCGACCGAGATAAGCGCGACGCTGGCGGCGGTCCGCACGGTGGTCGAGCAGGGTGGCGAGGGCCGCTCGTTGGTGGTATTCCAGCCCCATTTGTATTCGCGGACAAAGGCTTTCGCGGCTGAGTTCGGCCGAGCACTGGATGCCGCCGACGAGGTGTTCGTCCTCGACGTGTACGGCGCCCGGGAAAAGCCGCTGGCCGGGGTCAGCGGGGCCAGCGTCGCCGAGCACGTCAGCGTGCCGGCGCACTACCTGCCGGATTTCTCCGCGGTTGCCGAGCAGGTGGCGGCTGCCGCCGGGCCCGGGGACGTGATCGTGACGATGGGTGCCGGCGACGTGACCCTACTGGGCGTCGAGATCGTGACCGCGCTGCGGGTGCGGGCCAACCGCAGCGCGCCGGGTGCGCCCGGGGTGCTGCGATGA
- the murG gene encoding undecaprenyldiphospho-muramoylpentapeptide beta-N-acetylglucosaminyltransferase, producing MNHTITESTGGQGGGPSPAGAASSARVSVAATFSVVLAGGGTAGHVEPAMAVADALRALDPQVRITALGTARGLETRLVPERGYQLELITAVPLPRKPSGDLARLPPRVWRAVREARAVLDAVDADVVVGFGGYVALPAYLAARGIPKVRRHIPVLIHEANARAGLANRVGARSAARVLSAVGGSGLRNAEVVGVPVRAAIATLDRAALRVQARQHFGFADDARVLLVFGGSQGAVSLNRAVSAAAADLAAAGVSVLHAHGPKNTLELREPRDGEPPYRAVPYLDRMDLAYAAADLVICRSGAMTVAEVSAVGLPAIYVPLPIGNGEQRLNALPVVNAGGGMVVPDAVLTPDLVAREVSGLLTDPPRLAAMTAAAARVGHRDAARQVAEAALAIARQARDRGPRSGRRAGKTP from the coding sequence GTCCCTCGCCCGCCGGTGCCGCATCATCGGCCCGGGTATCGGTTGCGGCCACCTTCTCGGTCGTGCTGGCCGGCGGCGGCACCGCCGGCCATGTGGAGCCCGCGATGGCCGTCGCCGATGCGCTGAGGGCGCTGGATCCGCAGGTCCGGATCACCGCGTTGGGCACCGCGCGCGGACTCGAGACCAGGCTGGTGCCCGAACGCGGCTACCAGCTGGAGCTGATCACTGCGGTGCCGCTACCGCGTAAACCCAGCGGCGACCTGGCCCGGCTGCCACCGCGGGTGTGGCGCGCCGTTCGCGAGGCCCGCGCGGTGCTCGACGCCGTCGACGCCGACGTGGTGGTGGGTTTCGGTGGCTACGTGGCCCTGCCGGCCTATCTCGCCGCCCGCGGTATCCCCAAGGTCCGGCGGCACATCCCGGTGCTGATTCACGAGGCCAACGCCCGCGCCGGGCTGGCCAACCGGGTCGGCGCCCGCTCCGCGGCCCGCGTCCTGTCCGCGGTGGGGGGTTCCGGGCTGCGGAACGCCGAGGTGGTGGGGGTACCGGTCCGGGCGGCCATCGCCACGCTGGACCGCGCGGCGCTGCGGGTGCAGGCACGCCAGCACTTCGGGTTCGCCGACGACGCGCGGGTGTTGCTGGTGTTCGGCGGTTCGCAGGGCGCGGTCTCGCTCAACCGCGCGGTCTCGGCGGCGGCCGCCGACCTGGCCGCCGCGGGCGTGTCCGTGCTGCACGCGCACGGGCCGAAGAACACCCTCGAGCTGCGCGAACCCCGCGACGGCGAGCCGCCTTACCGGGCGGTGCCGTACCTCGACCGGATGGACCTGGCCTATGCGGCCGCCGACCTGGTCATCTGCCGCTCCGGGGCGATGACGGTCGCCGAGGTGTCGGCAGTCGGCCTGCCGGCCATCTACGTTCCGCTACCGATCGGCAACGGTGAGCAGCGACTCAACGCGCTGCCGGTGGTCAATGCCGGCGGAGGCATGGTTGTCCCCGACGCCGTCCTGACCCCGGACCTGGTGGCCCGGGAGGTGAGTGGGCTGCTCACCGACCCGCCGCGGCTGGCGGCGATGACCGCGGCGGCCGCGCGGGTCGGGCATCGCGACGCGGCGCGTCAGGTCGCCGAAGCGGCGCTGGCGATCGCGCGCCAAGCACGTGATAGGGGGCCGCGGTCCGGCCGGAGGGCCGGGAAAACGCCGTGA